From Flavobacterium alkalisoli, the proteins below share one genomic window:
- a CDS encoding xylulokinase, whose amino-acid sequence MYFLGIDLGSSSIKLSVLDAESGTTISSVSVPDFEMEIVAPQHGWAEQDPESWWQYIKNGIGLLKTKRNTDISKIAGIGIAYQMHGLVLTDENLNVIRPSIIWCDSRAAQIGNSIYNSIGALKCQEQILGSPGNFTASKLKWVKDNQPELFEKAKYMMLPGDYIAAKLTGVAQTSTSGLSEAALWNFPEGRLATEILDAMGISKDIIPEIVPNFGNQAQINPEVATELGLNPNVKITYRAGDQPNNALSLNVLKPGEIATTAGTSAVVYAVSQSDIYDANNRINTFLHVNNAPDDKHNGVMLCINGSGILYQWLRKIMSADRPELISYETLNAEAAKAQPGSKGLRFYPFGNGVERIFNNKEATSGIQNLNFNIHSSPQLVRAACEGIVFAMNYGFDVMKSIGAGGDIVRAGKANLFLSPVFREIFANTTQTTVELYNTSGAEGAARGAAYGYGYYASLDQAFEKLECLERIEPNSGLTAQYAEIYNEWKININIQE is encoded by the coding sequence ATGTATTTTCTAGGTATAGATTTAGGAAGTTCTTCAATTAAACTTTCGGTACTGGATGCCGAAAGCGGGACTACTATATCATCTGTAAGCGTACCTGATTTTGAAATGGAAATTGTCGCTCCCCAACATGGATGGGCTGAACAGGATCCTGAAAGCTGGTGGCAATATATAAAAAACGGAATTGGATTACTTAAAACAAAACGTAATACTGATATAAGTAAAATAGCCGGAATAGGCATTGCTTATCAAATGCATGGTCTTGTACTTACAGATGAGAATCTGAATGTTATAAGACCATCTATTATTTGGTGTGACAGCCGTGCTGCACAAATTGGTAATAGCATATACAACAGCATTGGTGCATTAAAATGCCAGGAACAGATATTAGGCAGTCCCGGTAACTTTACCGCTTCAAAACTTAAGTGGGTAAAAGATAATCAGCCGGAACTGTTTGAAAAAGCAAAATATATGATGCTTCCGGGCGATTATATTGCTGCCAAACTAACCGGAGTTGCACAAACAAGTACGTCTGGTTTATCAGAAGCTGCTTTATGGAACTTCCCGGAAGGCAGGTTAGCTACCGAAATACTGGATGCTATGGGAATATCTAAAGATATTATTCCTGAAATAGTGCCAAACTTTGGTAATCAGGCACAAATTAATCCTGAGGTAGCTACAGAATTAGGGCTTAACCCTAATGTAAAAATAACGTATCGTGCAGGCGATCAGCCAAACAATGCGTTATCGCTAAACGTATTAAAACCCGGGGAAATTGCAACTACAGCAGGTACATCGGCAGTGGTATATGCTGTTTCCCAAAGTGATATTTATGATGCAAATAATCGCATCAACACTTTCCTACACGTAAATAATGCTCCTGACGACAAGCACAACGGGGTTATGCTTTGCATTAACGGATCGGGTATTTTATATCAGTGGTTAAGAAAAATAATGTCGGCCGACAGACCCGAACTTATTTCCTATGAAACCCTTAATGCCGAAGCTGCAAAAGCACAACCGGGCAGCAAAGGGCTTCGCTTCTACCCTTTTGGTAATGGTGTGGAAAGAATCTTCAATAATAAGGAAGCAACATCGGGCATACAAAATCTGAATTTCAATATACACAGTTCACCACAACTGGTACGCGCAGCCTGCGAAGGAATTGTGTTTGCCATGAACTATGGTTTTGACGTAATGAAATCGATAGGTGCCGGTGGCGATATAGTACGTGCCGGAAAAGCTAACTTATTCCTAAGCCCCGTGTTTAGGGAAATTTTTGCCAATACTACACAAACTACGGTTGAGCTGTACAATACGTCGGGCGCTGAAGGTGCGGCACGAGGTGCTGCCTACGGTTACGGGTATTATGCTTCGCTGGATCAGGCTTTTGAAAAACTGGAATGCTTAGAGCGTATAGAACCAAACAGCGGCCTAACAGCACAGTATGCAGAGATATATAATGAATGGAAAATCAATATTAATATACAAGAATAA
- the xylA gene encoding xylose isomerase has protein sequence METSTQTFFKNIDKIKFEGRESNNPLAFKWYDENRVVAGKTLKEHLRFAMAYWHTLCNTGDDPFGASTESHAWNKSENAIARAKDKMDAGFEFMSKLSIPFYCFHDVDMVDEAPTLAEFEERIQIMVEYAKQKQEETGIKLLWGTSNLFTNPRYMNGASTNPNFDVVAHAGAQAKIAIDATIALGGSNYVFWGGREGYMSLLNTDMKREQDHLAMFLGTCRDYARKQGFNGTFLIEPKPMEPTKHQYDYDAATCVGFINKYGLQDDFKLNLEVNHATLAGHTFEHELQVAANAGLLGSIDANRGDYQNGWDTDQFPIDVYETTQAMMIFLQSGGLNNGGINFDAKVRRNSIDLEDKFIAHISGMDTFARGLICADHVLKNTNYLQLRKERYESFDSGNGARFEKGELTLENLNEIARKNGEPKPMSGRQELFEQIIANAY, from the coding sequence ATGGAGACAAGCACTCAAACTTTTTTTAAGAATATAGATAAAATCAAATTTGAAGGCAGAGAAAGCAACAATCCGCTTGCTTTTAAATGGTATGATGAAAATCGCGTAGTGGCAGGAAAAACACTAAAAGAACACTTACGTTTTGCCATGGCTTACTGGCATACGCTATGTAATACGGGAGACGATCCGTTTGGTGCTTCAACAGAAAGCCATGCATGGAACAAAAGCGAGAATGCAATTGCAAGAGCAAAAGATAAAATGGATGCCGGTTTTGAATTCATGTCAAAACTTTCTATTCCGTTCTACTGTTTTCACGATGTTGATATGGTAGATGAAGCCCCTACCCTTGCTGAGTTTGAAGAGCGAATCCAGATAATGGTGGAATATGCTAAACAAAAACAGGAGGAAACAGGTATAAAACTATTATGGGGTACTTCTAACCTGTTTACAAATCCGCGTTACATGAACGGGGCATCTACAAACCCTAATTTTGATGTGGTTGCCCATGCAGGTGCGCAGGCTAAAATTGCCATAGATGCGACTATAGCATTAGGAGGTTCTAACTATGTATTTTGGGGTGGTCGTGAAGGTTATATGAGCCTTTTAAATACCGATATGAAGAGAGAGCAGGATCACCTTGCCATGTTCTTAGGCACTTGCAGGGATTATGCAAGAAAACAAGGATTTAACGGTACTTTCCTTATCGAGCCTAAACCAATGGAACCTACAAAACACCAGTATGATTATGATGCTGCCACATGTGTAGGATTCATCAATAAATATGGTTTACAGGATGACTTTAAACTAAATCTTGAAGTTAACCACGCTACACTTGCAGGCCACACTTTTGAACACGAACTTCAGGTAGCTGCCAATGCAGGTCTTTTAGGCAGTATCGACGCTAACCGAGGGGATTATCAAAACGGTTGGGATACAGACCAGTTCCCTATCGATGTTTATGAAACTACTCAGGCAATGATGATATTCCTTCAAAGCGGGGGTCTTAATAACGGAGGTATAAACTTTGACGCCAAAGTACGCCGTAATTCAATCGATCTTGAAGATAAATTTATAGCACATATATCTGGTATGGACACTTTTGCCCGCGGCCTTATTTGTGCTGATCATGTACTTAAAAACACTAATTACTTACAATTACGCAAAGAACGTTATGAATCTTTCGATTCAGGCAATGGAGCAAGGTTTGAAAAAGGAGAGCTCACTTTAGAAAACCTTAATGAAATTGCCCGCAAAAACGGAGAACCAAAACCTATGAGCGGAAGGCAGGAATTATTTGAACAGATAATTGCCAACGCTTACTAG
- a CDS encoding SusC/RagA family TonB-linked outer membrane protein, giving the protein MESKNCISFKMRTFCLSLLFTVFMAPVAFAQQAVTVKGQVISSDDGLGLPGVNVVEKGTTNAISADIDGNYQISVSPDAVLVFSYVGFANQEVSVNGQTTINITLESAASELDEVVVVGYGTQKRKVASAATTVVSGKDLQQTNSIDAVSALQGQSSGVSITATSGQPGAGMVVNIRGTGTAGNSTPLYVVDGVVVDNGIGYLDPSAIERIDVLKDASAASIYGARAANGVVLVTTKKGAQGKINISFNSYTGFQNAYKKLDLLNAREYATIMNEARVNSGFAPLYTQSQIDNMENHDWQDDLFADNAVKQNHSLFINGGDTKATYAMGLSYYGQDGLIGSQSNQSHYDRVTFTLNTTYDLVKDHLKVGENFSFARTKSSGVKDDGIYGNSIRGFLNTPPNYPTFDENGDYASSDISADITNPTGLLYYDNFNETKANRFVGNLFAEASLKGFTYRTSFGLDINNSNYRSFLPVYELSSVSYNTISSVSQNNNQDFSWIWENTLNYKTTIADKHNIDVLAGISARERINEYQNATGKNLTFNDFDHAYLSNATSPQQNTVAGSRRDYNILSYFGRLLYDYDNKYLFTATIRRDGSSEFGPNNRFAVFPSFSAGWNIDNEDFFPEDAFVSALKVRGSWGQNGNDQFNQAFAYMSTISSYDKNYHFGTGDNEVPLPVGSSPDNLSNPNLKWETSEQLDLGIDATLFRNFTLTFDYYDKTTKDWLVQKPTPLIAGAAAPYVNGGDINNKGFEIAAGYTANFGSDWRLTVNANFSHNKNEVTRVATENGIIMGESNLLFQGIDEINRVEEGQPIGYFYGLQTDGIFQNQAEIDAYAANGNPIQPNAQPGDVKFVDRNGDGVINADDKTNIGDPNPDYYYGLNVQLNYKAFDFSLYTYGAGGFQNAYGVRDYSRPFYNYTTDIFDRWTGEGTSNSTPRVTYGTTQNGNYTKFSDLYIQDAGFFRIKTVTLGCDLAKLTDALSFSTQFRVYASVNNLFTFTNYKGLDPEVGFGNVNQSWAKGVDVGYYPQPRTFMIGLSANF; this is encoded by the coding sequence ATGGAAAGTAAAAATTGTATTTCCTTTAAAATGCGCACATTTTGCTTGTCATTACTGTTTACAGTCTTTATGGCCCCTGTCGCTTTTGCACAGCAGGCTGTAACGGTAAAGGGGCAGGTTATTTCTTCTGATGATGGCCTGGGGCTTCCCGGGGTAAACGTTGTGGAGAAAGGAACCACTAATGCAATAAGTGCCGACATTGACGGAAACTATCAGATTAGCGTAAGTCCTGATGCTGTACTTGTTTTCAGCTATGTAGGCTTTGCCAATCAGGAAGTTTCGGTTAATGGGCAAACTACTATTAACATTACTCTTGAAAGTGCCGCTTCAGAACTGGACGAGGTAGTTGTAGTGGGTTACGGTACTCAAAAAAGGAAAGTTGCCTCTGCAGCTACTACAGTTGTTAGCGGTAAAGACCTGCAACAAACAAACAGTATAGATGCTGTGAGTGCCTTACAGGGTCAAAGCAGCGGTGTGTCTATTACGGCCACTTCAGGTCAGCCGGGCGCAGGTATGGTTGTAAACATCCGTGGTACCGGTACGGCGGGTAACAGTACACCTCTTTATGTGGTAGACGGTGTTGTTGTAGACAACGGTATCGGTTACCTTGATCCTTCTGCTATAGAAAGGATAGACGTACTTAAAGATGCTTCTGCTGCCTCAATATACGGCGCCAGGGCTGCAAACGGTGTAGTTTTAGTTACTACTAAAAAAGGTGCTCAGGGTAAAATTAATATTTCTTTTAACAGCTATACAGGTTTTCAAAATGCTTATAAAAAGCTGGACCTGCTTAATGCAAGGGAATATGCTACTATCATGAACGAAGCACGTGTAAACTCAGGGTTCGCCCCCCTTTACACACAAAGTCAGATAGATAACATGGAAAACCATGACTGGCAGGATGATTTATTTGCAGATAATGCCGTTAAACAAAACCACTCCTTGTTTATTAACGGTGGCGATACAAAAGCTACTTATGCAATGGGTCTTTCTTATTATGGTCAGGATGGTCTTATAGGAAGCCAAAGCAATCAGTCTCACTATGACCGTGTTACTTTTACACTTAACACAACTTACGACCTTGTAAAAGATCATCTTAAAGTAGGTGAAAACTTCTCTTTTGCAAGAACAAAAAGCAGTGGTGTGAAAGATGATGGTATTTATGGTAACTCTATAAGAGGATTTTTAAATACTCCGCCTAACTACCCTACTTTTGATGAGAATGGTGACTATGCTTCATCAGACATTAGTGCAGATATAACTAACCCAACAGGTTTATTATATTACGACAACTTTAATGAAACTAAAGCAAACCGCTTTGTAGGTAACCTGTTTGCTGAGGCAAGTCTAAAAGGTTTTACGTACAGAACAAGTTTTGGTCTAGATATAAACAACTCTAACTACCGTTCGTTTTTACCGGTTTACGAACTTTCTTCTGTTTCTTATAATACTATCTCTTCTGTTTCTCAAAACAACAATCAGGATTTTTCCTGGATTTGGGAAAATACCTTAAACTATAAAACTACAATAGCTGATAAGCATAATATTGATGTTTTAGCAGGTATATCAGCAAGAGAGAGAATTAACGAATACCAGAATGCTACAGGTAAAAATCTTACTTTTAATGATTTTGACCATGCTTACCTAAGCAATGCTACAAGCCCTCAGCAAAATACTGTTGCTGGTAGCCGCAGGGATTATAACATCCTTTCTTACTTTGGAAGATTATTATACGACTACGATAACAAATACCTGTTTACCGCAACAATAAGACGTGACGGTTCTTCAGAATTTGGTCCTAACAACAGGTTTGCAGTTTTCCCTTCATTCTCTGCCGGTTGGAACATAGACAATGAGGATTTCTTCCCTGAGGATGCTTTTGTTTCTGCTTTAAAAGTTCGTGGTAGCTGGGGTCAAAACGGTAACGACCAGTTCAATCAGGCGTTTGCTTATATGTCTACCATCAGCTCTTATGATAAAAACTACCACTTTGGTACAGGAGACAACGAAGTTCCGCTACCTGTAGGTTCAAGCCCTGATAATTTAAGTAACCCTAACCTTAAATGGGAAACTTCAGAGCAGCTTGACCTTGGTATAGATGCAACCTTATTCCGTAACTTTACATTAACTTTTGACTATTACGACAAAACTACTAAAGACTGGCTTGTACAAAAGCCAACACCTCTTATTGCCGGTGCTGCTGCTCCATATGTAAATGGTGGTGACATTAACAATAAAGGTTTTGAAATTGCCGCAGGATATACTGCAAATTTTGGAAGCGACTGGAGACTTACAGTTAACGCTAACTTCTCTCACAACAAAAATGAGGTTACACGTGTAGCTACAGAAAACGGAATAATAATGGGTGAATCAAACCTTTTATTCCAGGGTATTGACGAGATAAACAGAGTTGAAGAAGGACAGCCTATAGGTTACTTCTACGGATTACAAACAGACGGCATTTTCCAGAATCAGGCTGAAATTGATGCTTACGCTGCTAACGGCAACCCTATTCAGCCAAACGCACAGCCTGGTGACGTTAAGTTTGTAGACCGTAACGGAGATGGTGTTATTAATGCTGATGATAAAACGAACATTGGTGACCCTAACCCTGATTACTATTATGGACTTAATGTACAGTTAAACTATAAGGCTTTCGATTTCTCTTTATACACTTATGGTGCAGGAGGTTTCCAAAATGCATATGGTGTGAGAGACTACTCAAGACCTTTCTATAACTATACAACAGACATTTTTGACAGATGGACTGGAGAAGGTACTTCAAACAGCACTCCAAGAGTTACTTACGGTACCACACAAAACGGAAACTATACTAAATTTTCCGATCTTTATATACAGGATGCAGGATTCTTCAGAATAAAAACTGTTACTCTTGGATGTGACCTTGCTAAACTTACTGATGCTTTAAGTTTCTCTACTCAGTTTAGAGTTTATGCTTCTGTAAACAACCTGTTTACATTTACAAATTACAAAGGTCTTGACCCTGAGGTTGGATTTGGTAACGTAAACCAATCGTGGGCTAAAGGTGTGGATGTAGGGTACTACCCACAACCAAGAACTTTTATGATAGGACTTAGTGCTAACTTTTAA
- a CDS encoding RagB/SusD family nutrient uptake outer membrane protein — protein MKNYIKIFALTSLFVLGSCSDDFINNEPYTDKVEDNFYKTPEDAFEGLVAVYDVLQREGYGGWLLTTEIASDDCYGGFGTADNNVSLEWDRFQFSSDKEMNKPVWETCYMGIYRANILLENIGNVDWGSDEDLKVRYEAEARFLRAHFHFELARVFGDIVALDHTLTADEFESPRSPAEVTYALIAEDFKFAADNLGSENYSQPSNANYGRITKWAAEAYLAKAFLFYTNYYNATDLAGVVSKSEAVTYINDVVNNSGHDLIGDFASLWVASASSLEVPYAGEGNTEMVFAIRYNSTGNGDWNLHEGNRFQVNIAVRGGNLGPYAQGWGGATVTPALFNAYQAGDTRRDATIIDFAGEGLDFDAETRGQRQFTGYAWKKFCPITNEAGEGLVSANGGDFQIDNYEDYPVIRFSDVLLMAAELNLDSNAGFAQTCLDRVRERAFGDDTHNVTASMENIMTERRLELALEGQRYFDLIRKGMSTAKTAIDASGMGGEFDVNFRTETQGWFPIPQSQILLSNGAMQQNPGWN, from the coding sequence ATGAAAAATTATATCAAAATATTCGCACTTACATCATTATTTGTATTGGGTTCCTGTTCAGATGATTTTATCAACAATGAACCTTATACAGATAAAGTTGAAGATAACTTTTACAAAACGCCTGAGGATGCTTTTGAAGGTCTTGTTGCCGTGTATGACGTTTTACAGAGAGAAGGTTACGGAGGTTGGTTACTTACAACCGAGATAGCATCAGACGATTGCTATGGAGGTTTTGGTACTGCCGATAATAACGTGTCTTTAGAATGGGACCGTTTCCAGTTCTCTTCTGATAAGGAAATGAACAAACCGGTTTGGGAAACCTGCTATATGGGTATTTACAGGGCTAACATCCTGCTTGAAAACATTGGCAATGTGGACTGGGGAAGTGATGAAGACCTAAAAGTAAGATATGAGGCCGAAGCCCGTTTCCTAAGAGCTCATTTTCACTTTGAACTTGCAAGGGTATTTGGTGATATCGTAGCATTAGACCATACTCTTACTGCAGACGAATTTGAATCTCCAAGATCTCCAGCAGAAGTAACTTATGCACTTATAGCAGAAGACTTTAAGTTTGCTGCCGATAATTTAGGTTCTGAAAACTACTCTCAGCCTTCAAATGCTAATTACGGACGCATTACAAAATGGGCTGCTGAGGCTTACCTTGCTAAAGCTTTCCTTTTCTATACTAATTACTACAATGCTACAGATCTTGCCGGTGTAGTGAGTAAATCGGAAGCTGTAACTTACATTAACGATGTTGTAAACAACAGCGGGCACGATCTTATTGGTGACTTTGCAAGCCTATGGGTTGCTTCAGCTTCATCACTTGAGGTTCCGTATGCAGGAGAAGGAAATACTGAAATGGTATTTGCTATAAGATACAACAGCACAGGTAACGGAGACTGGAACCTTCATGAAGGTAACCGTTTCCAGGTTAATATCGCTGTAAGAGGTGGTAATTTAGGCCCTTATGCTCAGGGATGGGGTGGTGCTACTGTAACACCTGCATTATTTAATGCATACCAGGCTGGTGATACAAGAAGAGATGCTACAATTATTGACTTTGCAGGTGAAGGCCTTGATTTTGATGCTGAAACCAGAGGACAAAGGCAATTTACAGGTTATGCATGGAAAAAATTCTGCCCTATTACTAACGAGGCTGGTGAAGGATTAGTTTCTGCAAACGGCGGAGATTTCCAGATAGACAACTACGAAGATTACCCTGTAATCCGTTTTTCTGATGTACTTCTAATGGCTGCCGAACTTAACCTTGATTCTAATGCCGGTTTTGCTCAAACATGCCTTGACAGAGTTAGAGAACGTGCATTTGGAGATGATACCCACAATGTTACTGCTTCAATGGAGAACATTATGACCGAAAGACGCTTAGAACTTGCTCTTGAAGGACAGCGTTATTTCGATTTGATAAGAAAAGGGATGAGCACTGCTAAAACTGCTATTGATGCTTCTGGTATGGGTGGTGAGTTTGATGTAAACTTCAGGACTGAAACTCAGGGTTGGTTCCCTATTCCACAGTCTCAGATATTACTTTCAAATGGTGCAATGCAACAAAATCCCGGTTGGAATTAA
- a CDS encoding glycoside hydrolase family 2 TIM barrel-domain containing protein, which yields MLASCGDKKTDFSNREISFNENWQFYLSNDGNDTIAANTQWKNINVPHDWSIELPFDENSPAGIGGGALNGGLGWYKKIFKTAEKDSTKVISIVFDGVYMNSDVWVNGHHLGNHPNGYIGFEYNLTPYLNYGEKENEILVKVNNAKQPNSRWYSGSGIYRNVWLKTTDKASVTQWGTYITTPTVSDNEAIINIETTIKNEYPEAKEFTVITTIFKENNRIASISKKINIAAKGKETIIGEAYITSPVLWSIKKPEMYTAVTQVSLNNTIVDEYKTPFGIRTFAFDLEKGFLLNGKQVKIKGVCLHHDLGPLGSAINTRAIERQLEIMKEMGVNGIRTSHNPPAPELLDLCDKMGFIVMDEAYDMWAQSKTPYDYSNYWDKWHVKDLEDQILRDRNHPSVFMWSIGNEIPEQWNEKGAEIARELSAIVKRMDATRPVTAAMNPPIIVNSNEVSIQFQNTADTPNALAASGALDIIGYNYAHQTYEKHPVNFPKVPFIATETTSALATRGYYDTKSDTVKMWPKRWDIPFYEGNPGNTVSAYDQVQAPWGSTHEATWKIIKKHDYLSGMYIWTGFDYIGEPTPYQWPSISSYFGIVDLAGFPKDVYYMYQSEWTDKTVLHILPHWNWKEGQTIDVWAYYNNADEVELYLNGKSLGKRSKQNDDLHVMWRVPFQAGTIKAVSRKDGKTVLEKEVKTADKPAALQLTADRKDIKADGNDLSFITVDITDNKGTFAATANNEIHFSIEGNGKIVGVCSGDPVSHESYKGSSHTALNGKCLVIVQAGKQAGTIKLTASADGLQKAIIEIKTSSEKE from the coding sequence ATGCTTGCTTCATGCGGAGATAAAAAGACTGATTTCAGTAATCGTGAAATAAGCTTTAACGAAAACTGGCAGTTTTACCTTAGCAATGACGGTAACGACACCATTGCGGCCAACACACAATGGAAAAACATTAATGTACCTCATGACTGGAGTATAGAACTTCCTTTTGACGAGAACAGTCCTGCCGGTATAGGCGGAGGTGCACTGAACGGTGGTTTGGGATGGTACAAAAAAATATTTAAAACAGCTGAAAAAGACAGTACAAAAGTTATCTCTATTGTTTTTGACGGAGTTTATATGAACAGTGATGTTTGGGTAAACGGACATCATTTAGGCAACCACCCTAACGGATATATAGGATTTGAATATAACCTTACCCCCTACCTTAACTATGGTGAAAAGGAAAACGAGATTCTGGTAAAGGTAAACAATGCAAAACAGCCTAACTCCCGCTGGTATTCCGGATCGGGTATATACAGGAATGTATGGCTAAAAACTACTGATAAGGCAAGCGTTACCCAATGGGGAACCTACATTACTACCCCTACCGTATCAGACAATGAAGCGATAATAAATATAGAAACCACTATAAAAAACGAATATCCTGAAGCCAAAGAGTTTACTGTAATAACTACCATTTTTAAAGAGAACAACAGAATCGCATCTATCTCTAAAAAAATTAATATAGCCGCAAAGGGAAAAGAAACCATCATAGGTGAGGCTTATATAACCTCCCCTGTTTTATGGTCAATTAAAAAACCGGAAATGTATACGGCTGTAACACAAGTTTCTTTAAACAATACTATAGTAGACGAATACAAAACACCTTTTGGTATAAGGACATTTGCTTTTGATTTAGAAAAAGGATTTCTGCTTAACGGCAAGCAGGTAAAAATTAAAGGTGTATGCCTGCACCACGATTTGGGTCCGCTAGGTTCGGCAATCAACACAAGAGCTATAGAGCGTCAGTTAGAAATAATGAAAGAAATGGGTGTAAACGGCATACGTACTTCACACAACCCTCCTGCTCCTGAACTGTTAGACCTTTGTGACAAAATGGGCTTTATAGTAATGGATGAGGCTTATGATATGTGGGCGCAATCTAAAACTCCGTACGATTACAGTAATTACTGGGACAAGTGGCACGTAAAAGATTTAGAAGACCAGATACTGAGGGACCGCAATCACCCAAGTGTGTTTATGTGGAGCATAGGTAACGAAATACCGGAACAATGGAATGAGAAAGGTGCTGAAATAGCCCGAGAACTGTCTGCAATTGTAAAAAGAATGGATGCTACACGTCCGGTTACGGCTGCTATGAATCCGCCAATAATTGTAAACAGTAACGAGGTAAGCATACAGTTTCAAAATACTGCCGATACGCCAAATGCTTTGGCAGCATCGGGAGCTCTGGATATCATAGGTTATAATTATGCACATCAAACCTACGAGAAGCATCCTGTAAACTTCCCTAAAGTTCCTTTTATAGCTACCGAGACTACTTCGGCACTGGCAACAAGAGGTTATTATGATACCAAGTCAGACACCGTTAAAATGTGGCCTAAGCGTTGGGACATTCCTTTCTATGAGGGCAATCCGGGAAATACGGTATCTGCTTACGATCAGGTTCAGGCACCTTGGGGCTCAACCCACGAGGCTACCTGGAAAATAATCAAAAAACACGATTACCTGTCGGGTATGTACATCTGGACAGGCTTTGACTATATAGGCGAACCTACCCCTTACCAGTGGCCATCTATCAGCTCTTACTTTGGTATAGTAGATCTTGCAGGCTTTCCTAAAGACGTTTACTACATGTACCAAAGTGAATGGACCGATAAAACGGTACTGCACATACTACCACACTGGAACTGGAAAGAGGGACAAACGATAGATGTTTGGGCTTACTATAACAACGCCGATGAAGTGGAACTTTACCTAAACGGGAAATCGTTAGGGAAACGCAGCAAACAAAATGATGACCTGCATGTAATGTGGCGTGTTCCATTTCAGGCAGGTACTATAAAGGCCGTGTCCCGAAAAGACGGTAAAACAGTATTGGAAAAAGAAGTAAAAACAGCAGATAAGCCTGCTGCCCTACAGCTTACTGCTGACAGGAAAGACATTAAGGCCGATGGTAATGACCTTTCGTTTATTACTGTTGATATTACTGATAACAAAGGCACATTTGCCGCCACTGCCAACAATGAAATTCATTTTAGCATAGAAGGTAACGGAAAGATTGTTGGCGTTTGCAGCGGAGATCCTGTAAGCCATGAGTCATACAAAGGCAGCAGTCATACCGCCCTAAACGGAAAATGCCTGGTTATTGTTCAGGCAGGAAAACAAGCCGGAACCATAAAGCTTACCGCCTCGGCAGACGGACTGCAAAAAGCAATCATTGAGATTAAAACATCGAGTGAAAAAGAATAA